In a single window of the Gemmatimonadales bacterium genome:
- a CDS encoding bacterial transcriptional activator domain-containing protein: MIRLHTLGAIDLRDESGREVRAVLAQPKRLAMLAYLAAASPRGSHRRDILLGLFWPELDQDHARNALSKAVHFLRRSLGESALVSRSADDLGLDGALVWSDVAAFGAAWDGNRTEEALGLYRGDLLPSFFIPDAPGFEQWLEQERASLRLRASEAARLRAEWYEAGGDAAQAIECARRAVALSNGDERLLRRLVELLDRLGDRSTALHAYDSFAGRLAAELEVDPGAETVALIERIRAAVSARASPPAEPVAPNASRDADAAPSLIGQVD, encoded by the coding sequence ATGATTCGACTCCACACGCTGGGCGCGATCGACCTCCGCGACGAAAGCGGTCGAGAGGTGCGTGCGGTCCTGGCCCAGCCCAAGCGTCTGGCGATGCTCGCCTATCTCGCCGCGGCCTCGCCCCGTGGCTCTCACCGACGCGACATCCTGCTGGGCCTCTTCTGGCCGGAACTCGACCAGGACCACGCTCGCAACGCGCTGAGCAAGGCGGTCCACTTCCTCCGCCGCTCGCTGGGCGAGTCGGCGCTGGTGTCCCGGAGCGCCGACGACCTCGGGCTCGACGGCGCGCTGGTATGGAGTGATGTGGCGGCCTTCGGCGCCGCCTGGGATGGCAATCGCACGGAGGAGGCGCTCGGCCTCTATCGGGGAGATCTTCTCCCCTCCTTCTTCATCCCGGATGCGCCCGGCTTCGAGCAGTGGCTGGAGCAGGAGCGCGCCAGCCTACGCCTCCGCGCCTCAGAGGCCGCCCGGCTTCGGGCCGAGTGGTACGAGGCCGGCGGCGACGCCGCCCAGGCGATCGAGTGCGCCCGGCGGGCGGTCGCGCTTTCCAACGGGGACGAGCGGCTCCTGCGACGCCTGGTCGAGCTGCTCGACCGACTGGGCGACCGATCCACCGCCCTGCACGCCTACGACAGCTTCGCCGGGAGACTCGCCGCCGAGCTCGAGGTGGACCCGGGCGCCGAGACGGTCGCGCTCATCGAGCGCATTCGGGCGGCGGTGTCGGCTCGGGCCTCCCCGCCCGCCGAACCAGTCGCCCCCAATGCCAGCCGGGATGCTGACGCCGCTCCGAGCCTGATAGGACAGGTGGACTGA
- a CDS encoding PaaI family thioesterase — protein sequence MTDAEHHRKLERLYTAAPVSQWYGATIAIADGQAEVRLAIRPEFYHAAHAVHGSVYFRALDDAAFFAVNSRVRDVLVLTVSFTVHFARPVTSGEMRAVGRLLHGSGRLFLAEADLFDNVGKLLGRGSGVFTRSAIPLDPSIGYT from the coding sequence GTGACCGACGCGGAGCATCACCGTAAACTGGAGCGGCTGTACACCGCTGCGCCGGTCTCGCAGTGGTATGGCGCCACGATCGCCATCGCTGACGGCCAAGCCGAGGTCCGCCTCGCGATACGTCCCGAGTTCTACCATGCGGCGCACGCGGTGCACGGCTCGGTGTACTTTCGGGCACTGGATGATGCCGCGTTCTTCGCCGTGAACTCCCGGGTTCGCGATGTGCTCGTCCTCACCGTTTCATTCACGGTGCATTTCGCCCGGCCAGTGACGAGCGGGGAGATGCGGGCAGTCGGCCGCCTCCTCCACGGGAGTGGACGCCTGTTTCTGGCCGAAGCCGATCTTTTCGACAACGTGGGGAAGTTGCTCGGGCGGGGCAGCGGAGTATTCACGCGGAGCGCGATTCCGCTGGATCCAAGCATCGGATACACTTGA
- a CDS encoding phenylacetate--CoA ligase has protein sequence MIWNPEVETLPRERMEALQLERLRTAVARVLAKVPPLGDRLRAAGLTTSDDIRSLADLRRLPFTRKIDLREHYPFGLFAVPLAQLVRIHCSSGTRGKPTIVGYTRNDLAIWSEAVARCLALAGVRPGMVVHNAYGYGLFTGGLGLQQGADLLGCTVVPISSGLTQRQAMLLQDLRGQVLCCTPSYALSIAEALETAQIDPRTLELEVGIFGAEPWTEELRGEIERRLGLAAVNIYGLAEIVGPGVSAECIEGRNGSHIQEDHFLPEIIDPETGAPLAPGQEGELVLTPVTKEALPLIRYCTGDISSLEVTPCVCGRTTVRMSRIKGRYDDMLIIRGVNLYPSEVERILLSVADVAPHYQLVVDRPGPLDELSLLCEPARDGLDPGLLQSRLQHALHQHTGLSIAVQVLERERVPRSEGKAVRVVDRRPR, from the coding sequence ATGATCTGGAACCCTGAGGTCGAGACCCTCCCCCGGGAACGCATGGAGGCGCTGCAACTCGAGCGACTCCGCACCGCGGTGGCACGAGTGCTCGCGAAGGTCCCGCCACTGGGCGACCGGCTTCGAGCCGCCGGACTCACCACCTCGGATGACATCCGCTCGCTGGCCGACCTGCGCCGCCTGCCATTCACCAGGAAGATCGACCTCCGCGAGCACTACCCCTTCGGACTGTTCGCAGTCCCCCTGGCCCAGCTGGTCCGGATCCACTGCTCGAGTGGCACTCGGGGCAAGCCAACCATCGTCGGCTACACCCGTAACGATCTCGCGATCTGGTCGGAGGCGGTGGCCCGCTGCCTCGCCCTGGCCGGCGTTCGGCCCGGCATGGTGGTCCATAACGCGTACGGCTATGGCCTGTTTACCGGTGGACTGGGGCTCCAGCAGGGCGCCGATCTGCTGGGCTGTACGGTCGTGCCCATCTCGAGCGGCTTGACCCAGCGGCAGGCGATGCTGTTACAGGATCTGCGTGGGCAGGTGCTCTGTTGCACCCCCTCATACGCCTTGAGCATCGCCGAGGCGCTGGAGACGGCACAAATCGATCCGCGGACCCTCGAGCTGGAGGTGGGCATCTTCGGCGCCGAGCCTTGGACCGAGGAGCTGCGGGGCGAGATCGAGCGCCGGTTGGGGCTTGCCGCCGTCAACATCTACGGACTGGCGGAGATCGTCGGGCCCGGAGTGTCGGCCGAGTGCATCGAGGGCCGGAACGGCTCCCACATTCAGGAAGATCACTTCCTGCCCGAGATCATCGACCCGGAGACCGGTGCGCCTCTGGCCCCGGGGCAGGAGGGTGAGTTGGTGCTGACGCCCGTCACCAAGGAAGCGCTCCCGCTCATTCGCTATTGCACCGGCGACATCTCGTCGCTCGAGGTGACGCCGTGCGTCTGCGGTCGCACCACGGTGCGGATGAGCCGGATCAAGGGTCGGTACGACGACATGCTGATCATCCGTGGGGTGAACCTCTACCCGTCGGAGGTGGAGCGGATTCTGCTCAGCGTCGCCGATGTCGCGCCGCACTATCAGCTCGTGGTGGATCGGCCGGGCCCGCTCGATGAGCTGAGCCTGCTCTGCGAGCCAGCCCGGGATGGTCTCGACCCCGGCCTGCTGCAATCCCGCCTCCAGCATGCCCTGCACCAGCATACCGGGCTTTCGATCGCGGTCCAGGTGCTCGAGCGCGAACGCGTGCCCCGGAGCGAAGGCAAGGCGGTCCGGGTCGTGGATCGGCGCCCGCGGTAG
- a CDS encoding heavy metal translocating P-type ATPase, with amino-acid sequence MFRDKFWISLALTVPNLVWGHMLPRVLGYSPPHVPAQRWIAPAFGTAVFVYGGLIFLQGAWRELRARLPGMMTLIALAITVAFVFSAAVTVGYPGTPLWEELATLVTIMLFGHWIEMRSISQAQGALQELAKLLPNTATRVRDGETEEVPISALRTGDIVLVRPGAGVPADGTVTDGASEVNESMITGESRPVQKGQGERVIAGTVNGAGSLRVQVTGTGEQTALAGIMRLVEQAQTSRSRAQALADRAAFWLTIAAIVAGVATFAAWMALRRDPAFAVERLVTVLVISCPHALGLAVPLVIAISTTLGARGGLLVRDRRGLEEARNLTAVVFDKTGTLTRGEFGVVDIVTSGEIDDREALRLAAAVEQDSEHTIAQGIVRSAKERGMAVPVATNFQAIPGVGVRAVVDGRALLMGGPALLRSRGVSLPPPLNAAMDQAAQRGQAAITLLQETGDAANARPLAAFIVADVVRPESKAAVDELHAQRIKVVMLTGDARPVAQAVATELGIDTVFAEVLPQDKVGKVQELQRAGERVGMVGDGVNDAPALVSANVGVAIGAGTDVAVEAGDIVLVRSDPRDVPRIVRLSRASYRKMVQNLWWAAGYNVVAIPLAAGVLARQGILLSPAVGAVLMSLSTVIVAINAQLLRRSAI; translated from the coding sequence ATGTTCCGGGACAAGTTCTGGATCTCACTGGCGCTTACGGTGCCCAACCTGGTGTGGGGGCACATGCTTCCGCGTGTGCTGGGCTATTCGCCACCGCACGTGCCCGCCCAGCGCTGGATCGCACCCGCATTCGGGACCGCCGTGTTCGTGTATGGCGGGCTGATATTCCTCCAAGGCGCATGGCGCGAGCTGCGTGCCCGACTGCCCGGCATGATGACCTTGATCGCGCTGGCGATCACGGTGGCGTTCGTGTTCAGCGCTGCTGTCACGGTGGGCTATCCCGGCACGCCCCTGTGGGAGGAGCTGGCCACGCTGGTCACGATCATGCTCTTTGGCCACTGGATCGAGATGCGGTCGATCTCCCAGGCCCAGGGTGCCCTGCAGGAGCTAGCCAAGCTGCTGCCGAACACCGCGACACGCGTTCGCGATGGCGAGACCGAGGAGGTGCCGATCAGTGCTCTCAGGACCGGCGACATCGTCCTGGTACGCCCGGGGGCGGGCGTTCCCGCCGACGGCACTGTCACGGATGGGGCGAGTGAGGTCAACGAATCGATGATCACCGGCGAATCCAGGCCGGTGCAGAAGGGTCAGGGCGAGCGGGTGATTGCGGGGACGGTCAACGGAGCCGGATCATTGCGCGTCCAGGTCACAGGCACGGGCGAGCAGACCGCGCTGGCCGGGATCATGCGCCTGGTCGAGCAGGCGCAGACCAGTCGGTCCCGGGCACAGGCTCTGGCCGATAGAGCGGCGTTCTGGCTCACCATCGCGGCCATCGTAGCTGGCGTGGCGACGTTCGCGGCGTGGATGGCCCTTCGTCGCGACCCAGCATTCGCAGTGGAGCGCCTGGTCACGGTGTTGGTCATCTCGTGCCCACACGCGCTAGGCTTGGCGGTTCCACTGGTCATCGCCATCTCCACCACGCTCGGTGCGCGCGGTGGGCTGCTCGTCCGCGACCGCCGGGGCCTGGAGGAAGCCAGGAATCTCACCGCCGTTGTATTCGACAAGACCGGCACCCTCACCAGGGGTGAGTTCGGGGTGGTCGACATCGTAACCAGCGGTGAGATCGACGACCGAGAGGCGCTCCGGCTGGCAGCGGCGGTCGAACAGGACTCGGAGCACACCATCGCCCAGGGCATAGTCCGGTCGGCCAAGGAGCGCGGCATGGCGGTTCCCGTAGCTACCAACTTCCAGGCCATTCCGGGTGTCGGTGTGCGTGCCGTCGTAGATGGTCGCGCCCTGCTGATGGGCGGCCCGGCACTGCTCCGGTCACGTGGCGTCAGCCTGCCACCGCCCTTGAATGCTGCGATGGACCAGGCAGCGCAGCGAGGTCAGGCCGCCATCACCCTGCTCCAGGAGACCGGCGATGCAGCAAACGCTCGGCCGCTGGCGGCATTTATCGTGGCTGATGTGGTTCGGCCGGAATCCAAGGCCGCCGTGGACGAGCTGCACGCGCAGCGCATCAAGGTCGTGATGCTGACCGGTGATGCCCGGCCGGTCGCCCAAGCAGTGGCCACCGAGCTGGGCATCGATACGGTGTTCGCCGAAGTGTTGCCACAGGACAAGGTCGGCAAGGTGCAAGAACTCCAGCGAGCTGGGGAACGGGTTGGTATGGTGGGCGACGGGGTGAACGACGCCCCGGCCCTGGTCTCGGCCAACGTGGGTGTTGCCATCGGCGCGGGCACTGACGTGGCCGTCGAGGCTGGCGACATCGTGCTGGTGCGGAGTGATCCCCGGGATGTGCCGCGCATTGTACGGCTGAGCCGGGCATCATATCGGAAGATGGTCCAGAACCTGTGGTGGGCAGCGGGCTACAACGTGGTTGCCATCCCTTTGGCAGCCGGCGTCCTGGCGCGGCAGGGCATTCTTCTGTCGCCGGCCGTCGGCGCAGTCCTGATGTCGTTGAGCACGGTCATCGTCGCGATCAATGCCCAGCTCCTCCGGCGTTCAGCCATTTAG